Proteins from one Homalodisca vitripennis isolate AUS2020 chromosome 3, UT_GWSS_2.1, whole genome shotgun sequence genomic window:
- the LOC124357125 gene encoding luciferin sulfotransferase-like — protein sequence MKDVGDFLEVTYTKDHEAALLDHLSFASMKNNSAVNFEADIKEMQPVGDVRFMREGQVGLWKKVLSPEFTKLFKDWTSKYLNEADRQSISC from the coding sequence ATGAAGGACGTGGGTGATTTCCTGGAGGTGACGTACACGAAGGATCACGAGGCTGCTCTCCTAGATCACCTGAGCTTTGCTAGCATGAAGAACAACAGCGCTGTTAACTTCGAGGCGGATATTAAAGAAATGCAGCCGGTCGGCGACGTCCGGTTCATGAGAGAAGGGCAAGTCGGCCTGTGGAAGAAGGTTTTGTCTCCAGAGTTCACCAAGTTGTTTAAAGATTGGACTTCCAAGTACTTAAATGAGGCAGATCGCCAAAGCATATCTTGCTGA